TTTCTTTTGTTTTAGCTTTGATTGGGGACACTTAACAAAGCACTGCATGGCTTTGGTTCAACCTGCGCACTTGAGCATAAATCACATTGAGCTAGAAGTCTGTAGTTTTTTTTGACACATCAGCCAGGAGGCCATTTCATTTGTCTCCCGCCTAGGATATGTAAGTGCAAATGATATACAGTTTGACCGCCATCTGGTCCAGTGTTAATGACTACGCGATAGCCATTTTCTAAACCTGCTTGTTGTGCTACGCGTTTTGCTGTTAGCAGAAGATGTCCCATAAGTGCGTGGTCTTTGGACTCAGCATCGGCTAATTTTGCAATCGGTTCTTTGGGAATCACGAGGATGTGTACAGGGGCTTGGGGGTTGACATCTTTAAAAGCAAGTACCAGTTCGTCTTCGTAAACAATATCGGCAGGGATTTCGCGCCGAATAATTTTGCTGAAAATAGTCTCTGTGATTTCACTCATGCTGATTTATATGTGATTCTGCTAGAGATTCTAAAGGGTTATTGTTCGGGAATAAAGATGTTAGCGCGGGTTTGGAGTGCATCAATTGTCGGTATTGATGCTTTAAAAGTGGGTGTAGAAATCGATGTATCTGGTGGTTTACCAGGAATTGTGGTTGTCGGACTTCCTGATGCAGCAGTACAAGAATCGCGGGAAAGGGTGAAAACAGCACTCAAGAATGCTGGATATGCTTTCCCGATGCGCAAAATTGTGATTAATTTAACGCCTGCTGATGTGCGGAAAGAAGGTCCAAGCTTTGATTTACCAATTAGTGTTGGTATATTAGCGGCATCTGAGCAAATCAGCGCTCAACTTTTAGGAGACTATCTTTTTTTGGGTGAAGTCTCGCTTGATGGTTCGCTGCGTTCAATTGCAGGAGTTTTACCGATCGCAGCTGCTGCCCAGAAACTTGGTATTGTCGGTTTAGTAGTACCTGTTGATAATGCCGAAGAAGCTGCACTTATTCAAGATGTATCAGTTTACGGTTTTAAGCATTTGTCTGAGGTGGCTGATTTTCTCAATAACCCGCAGCGCTATCAGCCAGTCAAGAGTGATATACAACACTTAGGAAAGACCCGCTCATACAGTGGAGACTTGAAAGATGTAAAAGGTCAAGCACACGCACGCAGGGCGCTAGAAATTGCCGCTGCGGGAGGACATAACTTAATTTTCGTAGGACCACCAGGAAGTGGCAAAACAATGCTTGCGCGTCGCCTACCAGGAATTCTACCACCGTTGAGTTTTGCTGAAGCTTTGGAAGCAACGCAGATTTACTCGGTTGCTGGGTTGTTGAAAAATCGCGGTTCTTTAGTGCGCGATCGCCCGTTTCGCAGTCCTCATCATTCGGCTTCTGGTCCGTCGCTGGTTGGTGGAGGTAGTTTTCCGCGTCCTGGAGAAATTTCCCTGGCACACCACGGTGTA
This region of Chroogloeocystis siderophila 5.2 s.c.1 genomic DNA includes:
- a CDS encoding YifB family Mg chelatase-like AAA ATPase — protein: MLARVWSASIVGIDALKVGVEIDVSGGLPGIVVVGLPDAAVQESRERVKTALKNAGYAFPMRKIVINLTPADVRKEGPSFDLPISVGILAASEQISAQLLGDYLFLGEVSLDGSLRSIAGVLPIAAAAQKLGIVGLVVPVDNAEEAALIQDVSVYGFKHLSEVADFLNNPQRYQPVKSDIQHLGKTRSYSGDLKDVKGQAHARRALEIAAAGGHNLIFVGPPGSGKTMLARRLPGILPPLSFAEALEATQIYSVAGLLKNRGSLVRDRPFRSPHHSASGPSLVGGGSFPRPGEISLAHHGVLFLDELTEFKRDVLEFLRQPLEDGYVTVSRTRQSVVFPAQFTLVASTNPCPCGYYGDSIQPCTCSPRQREQYWAKLSGPLMDRIDLQVAVNRLKPEEITQQPNGEPSSSVRHRVEAARDRALKRFNDAKIRCNAAMQSSDLRTWCQLDTAATTLLEGAIRKLGLSARASDRILKVARTVADLAGDEDLQVHHVAEAIQYRTIDRMQ
- a CDS encoding histidine triad nucleotide-binding protein, whose amino-acid sequence is MTETIFSKIIRREIPADIVYEDELVLAFKDVNPQAPVHILVIPKEPIAKLADAESKDHALMGHLLLTAKRVAQQAGLENGYRVVINTGPDGGQTVYHLHLHILGGRQMKWPPG